In Campylobacter sp. VBCF_01 NA2, one DNA window encodes the following:
- a CDS encoding autotransporter outer membrane beta-barrel domain-containing protein — MKNPLKFSVVAAATLMAVTPNLSLSAETWSSDDKTFNITASDKFTRTMVDDKGNKKKQEFAVTGTFDSGELVTITGATSSDGTGGTFANSFSGNTVNVDLGTNSSNYYDIFGGGDYTTNEKVSGNTVNLNKGFVRLINGDTSGYGEVSGNKVFINGGQLELVYGGWTKHTGKVSGNEIIINGGTVNIGIYAGDSNSDEVSNNTVTLLSGNTSTAKIVGFYSSNNAANKNNTLNIGSSTTKAKNLKAGNIINFDNLNFYSDLNANEVALRLTGADTTNLTNTTITVDNLSSYIDGTGNKYYLLKNTGTGTIKVNDTWLKSTQRVTGKIFNVTSKTEYNVDKGGIFQSSDKKDLYITGTANSVETIIGDTFGDNEAGTDKDGITINLADNSYSNLKINLSPSRQATINFNKATNVGNVVALNSDININSSSFTGELVHGKSLNLLGTGTITATGSFYATNDITANAPLSIIGGLNSAQGNINFSAAGAYIGGTVATNKAINFGDSKNAMRLGSIIVGDIIAKELNFYLPSDVSNGNVALSLQNTGTKNLAGTKVNAYLSDATGLTSKDDKIHLIQTKGSLTGFDEANGNANLTNVNIAGLINVTGKIAVDSTAQYLDLSFSGDPVKWSSKDKIFNITAFDKFTRTMVDDKGNEVEQEFAITGGFDSKDELVTITDATSSDGAGGTTTASYSGNTVNVDLGTNFVRDYSILGGGDYNTNEKVSGNTVNVNSGTYIRGAQGGFSGGNEVSGNSVIINGGRLDYVYGGWSNGSGTAGIVSDNKVVIKGGIFKDGSSIVGGHSTHSESNNNIVTLLDGDLSGARIYGYESARTASGNTLNIGESLSNPLAVGKTLQAKQIYKFDKINFYLHSGIADKAIALSLSDTGETDLSKTTVNAYLKNASNLKADSVVHLIQTAGTLSAPANNNAEQTNVNIAGLLDLKGYVKLADDSKNLDLYFSATPPTPTAIWSSKDKIFTITDANKFTRTMVDDKGNEVEQEFAITGGFGSDELVTITDATSSNGTGGTTAVSYSGNIVNIDLVGAKPFFFGIPGGGGYGIDEDVSGNTVNLNKGFVPLIYGGTSGYGEVSGNKVFINGGEINTVVGGLTSDTGKVSGNEIIINGGTVYDGIFAGDTSGYGEVSDNTVTLLGGDTSTAMIVGFDGGSSASKGNTLNIGSSTTKAKNLKAGNIINFDNLNFYSDLSANEVALTLTGSDPTDLAKTNITVDNLSSYIDGTGNKYYLLKSGGEISVDNTWLLATQSFGNVFNVIGETQYNVAKGGIFQSSDKKDLYITSTANSVETITGDTFGDDEAGIKDGITVNLANSNYAKLNINIANSATINLTNAHNVGSVISSGSTLDIKGGSTFDKGASIDVKTANFGDSSDAMVMDIYDISALKAKEINFYLPSNVAKDETALKVANSVDLSGTKVNAYLKDATGITSKDDKIHLIQTAGSITGFAEANGKANLTNVNIAGLINIAGKIAVDSTSKNLDLSFSGDPDTGGSGTGGGSGTGGGSGTGGGSGTGGGSGTGGGSGTGGGSGTGGSGTGGSGTGGSGTGGSGTGGSGSGTGTGGSGTGTGSGGGSGIGNITANNAGAKILLETKLSQSTAVNEGANLLVSNLGSVANAANNANSSSASNANSLNNDTQTGKAVAFAFVSGYDKEMTTGSHIDIKGFNANAGIAGNDYFSSGNLTTGLFVEYGKGEYDSFLDDGTKGSGKTEFIGGGAFARFTTLNNFYTEVSGRVGQVKTEYETTAAYKEFDISNTYYGAHLGLGKEIALSNSNDLDIFARGIWAKTAGNDLVLNGVNTHFDSVTSLRAQVGVKDNIKFSDTSKLYVGATYQYEFDGEAKGTLSLPTFGSADIASPKLKGSTGIGEIGYVYDSGKLKFEVGAKGYTGKERGYSGNVGLTFRF; from the coding sequence ATGAAAAATCCACTCAAATTTAGCGTCGTAGCAGCAGCTACGCTCATGGCGGTTACTCCAAATTTATCATTATCGGCTGAGACTTGGTCATCTGATGATAAAACCTTTAATATCACAGCTAGTGATAAATTCACTCGCACTATGGTAGATGATAAAGGCAATAAAAAAAAGCAAGAATTTGCTGTCACGGGTACTTTTGATAGTGGCGAGCTAGTAACTATCACGGGTGCTACTTCAAGTGATGGCACAGGGGGAACTTTTGCTAACTCATTTAGCGGAAATACCGTAAATGTAGATTTAGGAACAAATTCGTCTAATTACTACGATATATTTGGCGGCGGAGATTATACTACTAATGAAAAAGTTAGCGGTAATACGGTAAATCTTAACAAAGGATTTGTTAGGTTGATAAACGGTGATACTAGCGGTTATGGCGAAGTAAGCGGTAATAAAGTCTTTATAAACGGTGGACAGTTAGAACTTGTTTATGGCGGTTGGACTAAACACACAGGAAAAGTCAGCGGTAATGAAATCATCATAAACGGCGGTACCGTAAATATCGGTATTTATGCCGGAGATAGCAATAGTGACGAAGTCAGCAACAATACCGTAACACTTCTAAGCGGAAATACATCGACTGCTAAGATAGTTGGCTTTTATAGTAGTAATAATGCTGCAAATAAAAATAACACCCTAAACATAGGCAGCAGCACAACAAAGGCAAAAAATCTTAAAGCCGGAAATATCATAAATTTCGATAACTTAAACTTCTACTCAGATTTAAATGCCAACGAAGTTGCCCTAAGATTAACAGGCGCAGATACAACAAACCTAACAAACACAACCATAACCGTAGATAACCTTAGCTCATACATTGACGGCACAGGAAATAAATACTACTTGCTAAAAAACACAGGCACAGGAACTATAAAGGTAAATGATACTTGGTTAAAAAGCACTCAAAGAGTTACGGGAAAAATCTTTAATGTAACTTCAAAAACAGAGTATAATGTCGACAAAGGCGGAATTTTCCAAAGTAGCGACAAAAAAGACCTATATATTACAGGCACGGCAAATTCGGTCGAAACTATCATCGGCGATACTTTCGGCGATAACGAAGCAGGAACCGATAAAGACGGCATAACTATAAATTTAGCAGATAATTCTTATAGTAATCTAAAAATAAATTTATCTCCGTCTAGACAAGCTACGATAAATTTTAATAAAGCTACAAATGTCGGAAATGTAGTGGCTTTAAATAGTGATATAAATATAAATTCTTCGTCATTTACAGGAGAATTAGTGCATGGCAAGAGCCTAAATTTATTAGGCACAGGGACGATAACCGCTACCGGTAGTTTTTATGCTACAAATGATATAACGGCAAATGCACCTTTATCGATAATAGGCGGTTTAAACTCAGCCCAAGGCAATATCAACTTCTCAGCCGCCGGGGCTTATATCGGTGGAACGGTAGCTACAAATAAGGCTATAAATTTCGGCGATAGTAAAAACGCTATGAGATTAGGTTCGATTATAGTAGGCGATATAATAGCAAAAGAGCTAAATTTCTATTTGCCAAGCGATGTTTCTAACGGAAATGTTGCTCTAAGTCTGCAAAATACCGGCACGAAAAACCTAGCAGGCACAAAAGTAAATGCTTATCTAAGTGACGCCACAGGCTTAACAAGCAAAGATGATAAAATTCATCTAATCCAAACAAAAGGTTCTCTAACAGGCTTTGACGAAGCCAACGGCAATGCAAATTTAACTAATGTTAATATCGCAGGTCTTATCAATGTAACAGGTAAAATCGCCGTTGATAGCACGGCTCAATACTTAGACCTATCATTTAGCGGCGACCCTGTGAAGTGGTCATCTAAGGATAAAATCTTTAATATCACAGCATTTGATAAATTTACTCGCACTATGGTAGATGACAAAGGCAACGAAGTAGAGCAAGAATTTGCTATCACGGGTGGATTTGATAGCAAAGACGAGCTAGTAACTATCACAGACGCTACTTCAAGCGATGGCGCAGGGGGAACTACTACTGCATCATATAGCGGAAATACCGTAAATGTAGATTTAGGAACAAATTTCGTTCGAGATTATTCTATATTAGGTGGCGGAGATTATAACACTAATGAAAAAGTTAGTGGAAACACAGTAAATGTAAATAGCGGAACATATATTAGAGGTGCGCAAGGTGGTTTTAGTGGAGGTAACGAAGTTAGCGGTAACTCAGTTATCATAAACGGTGGACGGTTAGATTATGTTTATGGTGGTTGGTCTAATGGCTCGGGAACAGCAGGAATAGTTAGTGATAATAAAGTCGTTATAAAAGGTGGAATCTTTAAAGATGGCAGTTCAATTGTTGGCGGTCATAGCACACATTCCGAATCAAATAACAACATAGTAACACTTCTAGACGGTGACCTATCAGGAGCTAGGATATACGGCTATGAAAGTGCTCGTACTGCAAGCGGCAACACCCTAAACATAGGCGAAAGCTTATCAAATCCACTTGCAGTAGGAAAAACACTACAAGCAAAACAAATTTATAAATTCGATAAAATAAATTTCTATTTGCATAGCGGTATAGCTGATAAAGCAATCGCTCTAAGCTTGTCTGATACAGGCGAAACTGATTTAAGTAAAACAACTGTAAATGCGTATCTAAAAAATGCTTCAAATTTAAAGGCTGACAGCGTAGTTCATCTAATACAAACAGCTGGAACTCTAAGCGCACCTGCAAACAACAACGCAGAGCAAACAAATGTAAATATAGCAGGTTTATTAGATCTCAAAGGCTATGTCAAACTAGCAGATGATAGCAAGAATTTGGATTTGTATTTTAGTGCAACACCGCCGACACCGACTGCGATTTGGTCATCTAAGGATAAAATCTTTACTATCACAGACGCAAATAAATTTACTCGCACTATGGTAGATGACAAAGGCAACGAAGTAGAGCAAGAATTTGCTATCACGGGTGGATTTGGTAGCGACGAGCTAGTAACTATCACAGACGCTACTTCAAGTAATGGCACAGGCGGAACTACTGCTGTATCATATAGCGGAAATATCGTAAATATCGATTTAGTAGGTGCAAAACCATTTTTTTTTGGTATCCCTGGCGGTGGAGGTTATGGCATCGATGAAGATGTTAGCGGTAATACGGTAAATCTTAACAAAGGATTTGTTCCTTTGATATACGGTGGTACTAGCGGTTATGGCGAAGTAAGCGGTAATAAAGTCTTTATAAACGGCGGAGAGATAAATACAGTTGTGGGCGGTTTGACTAGCGACACAGGAAAAGTCAGCGGTAATGAAATCATCATAAACGGCGGTACCGTATATGACGGTATTTTTGCCGGAGATACTAGCGGTTATGGCGAAGTAAGTGACAACACCGTAACGCTTCTAGGCGGAGATACATCGACTGCTATGATAGTTGGCTTTGATGGCGGATCATCTGCAAGTAAAGGCAACACCCTAAACATAGGCAGTAGCACAACAAAGGCAAAAAATCTTAAAGCTGGAAATATCATAAATTTCGATAACTTAAACTTCTACTCAGATTTAAGTGCCAATGAAGTTGCGCTAACTCTAACTGGCTCAGACCCAACCGACCTAGCAAAAACAAATATAACCGTAGATAACCTTAGCTCATACATTGACGGCACAGGAAACAAATACTATCTACTAAAAAGTGGCGGTGAAATAAGCGTAGATAACACATGGCTTTTAGCCACTCAAAGCTTCGGCAATGTCTTTAATGTAATTGGAGAGACCCAGTATAATGTCGCCAAAGGCGGAATTTTCCAAAGTAGCGACAAAAAAGACCTATATATTACTAGCACGGCAAATTCGGTCGAAACTATCACAGGCGATACTTTCGGCGATGACGAAGCAGGTATAAAAGACGGCATAACTGTAAATTTAGCAAATAGCAACTATGCTAAACTTAACATAAATATCGCAAATTCTGCAACCATAAATCTAACAAACGCTCATAATGTCGGAAGCGTGATAAGTAGTGGTTCAACCCTAGACATAAAAGGCGGTTCGACATTTGATAAGGGAGCTAGTATAGATGTAAAAACCGCAAATTTCGGCGATAGTAGCGATGCTATGGTAATGGACATTTATGATATTTCTGCTTTAAAGGCAAAAGAGATAAATTTCTATCTGCCAAGCAATGTCGCCAAAGATGAAACTGCCTTGAAAGTCGCAAATTCTGTTGATTTGAGTGGCACAAAAGTAAATGCCTACCTAAAAGACGCCACAGGCATAACAAGCAAAGATGATAAAATTCATCTTATCCAAACAGCCGGAAGCATAACAGGCTTTGCAGAAGCAAACGGCAAAGCAAATTTAACAAATGTTAATATCGCAGGACTTATAAATATAGCAGGTAAAATCGCCGTTGATAGCACCAGCAAAAATTTAGACCTATCATTTAGCGGCGACCCTGATACAGGTGGTTCAGGCACTGGCGGTGGTTCAGGCACTGGCGGTGGTTCAGGCACTGGCGGTGGTTCAGGCACTGGCGGTGGTTCAGGCACTGGCGGTGGTTCAGGCACTGGCGGTGGTTCAGGCACTGGCGGTTCAGGCACTGGCGGTTCAGGCACTGGTGGTTCAGGCACTGGTGGTTCAGGCACTGGTGGTAGTGGTAGTGGAACAGGTACAGGCGGTTCAGGCACAGGAACAGGCTCTGGCGGTGGTAGCGGTATAGGCAATATCACTGCAAACAATGCCGGTGCAAAAATCCTACTAGAAACCAAACTATCTCAAAGCACAGCGGTAAATGAAGGAGCAAATTTACTTGTATCAAATTTAGGTAGCGTTGCAAATGCTGCAAACAATGCAAATTCTAGCAGTGCAAGTAATGCAAATTCATTAAATAACGATACCCAAACAGGAAAAGCAGTAGCATTTGCCTTTGTAAGCGGATATGACAAAGAGATGACAACAGGCTCACACATAGACATAAAAGGCTTTAATGCAAACGCAGGTATCGCAGGAAATGATTATTTCAGTAGCGGAAATTTAACAACAGGTCTATTTGTAGAATACGGCAAAGGAGAGTATGATAGCTTTTTAGATGACGGCACAAAAGGAAGCGGTAAGACTGAGTTCATTGGCGGTGGCGCTTTTGCTAGATTTACTACTTTAAATAACTTCTACACAGAAGTAAGCGGTAGAGTAGGTCAAGTAAAAACCGAATACGAAACAACAGCTGCTTATAAAGAATTTGATATAAGCAACACTTACTATGGCGCTCATTTGGGGCTTGGCAAAGAAATTGCATTATCGAATTCAAATGACCTTGATATTTTTGCTCGTGGAATTTGGGCTAAAACAGCAGGAAATGACCTTGTTCTAAATGGCGTAAATACGCACTTTGATAGCGTAACTTCGCTTAGAGCGCAAGTTGGTGTTAAAGATAATATCAAATTTAGCGACACAAGCAAACTTTATGTAGGTGCAACATATCAATATGAATTTGACGGCGAAGCAAAAGGAACTCTAAGCTTACCAACCTTTGGAAGTGCAGACATCGCAAGTCCTAAACTAAAAGGCTCAACAGGTATCGGCGAAATCGGCTATGTCTATGATAGTGGAAAGCTTAAATTCGAAGTCGGCGCGAAAGGTTATACTGGCAAAGAGCGCGGATATAGCGGAAATGTCGGATTGACATTTAGGTTTTAA
- a CDS encoding low molecular weight protein-tyrosine-phosphatase, translated as MRILFVCHGNICRSPMAQAVMENLVKIRGLQDKIHCDSKATHTDEIGSAPYYETKRVLREKAVPLMAHTATQITKADLEKFDLILCMDEENMRALARIFGLNSPKVKFLLEFAVGQNAPKSQKIIADPYYTRDFENCYDDIAKSCEALMQKIENLESF; from the coding sequence ATGAGAATTTTATTCGTTTGTCACGGAAATATTTGTCGCTCGCCAATGGCGCAGGCCGTCATGGAAAATTTAGTAAAAATTCGCGGTTTGCAGGATAAAATTCATTGCGATTCCAAAGCCACGCACACCGATGAAATCGGCTCTGCGCCATACTACGAAACCAAGCGAGTATTACGCGAAAAGGCCGTGCCTCTCATGGCTCACACCGCCACGCAAATCACAAAAGCTGATCTTGAAAAATTTGATTTGATTTTGTGTATGGACGAAGAAAACATGCGCGCTCTTGCCCGAATTTTTGGGCTAAATTCGCCAAAAGTAAAATTCTTGCTCGAATTTGCGGTAGGCCAAAACGCACCAAAATCGCAAAAAATCATCGCAGATCCATACTACACACGCGATTTTGAGAACTGTTATGACGATATCGCCAAATCGTGCGAGGCGCTAATGCAAAAAATAGAAAATTTAGAAAGCTTTTGA
- a CDS encoding GNAT family N-acetyltransferase, which yields MKLENLEILENSTDYDANDTDEIMLSIGWMSDELYKQRQGRDWAWSHWDVDRSYDYTAIAKLDGKVIGSLQAMCDRDNFDKSFLYSIIVHKDFQRKGVAKALMKAFDSKFSHTKVFTIAPVKNGKIEAEKFLNFCGFKQEKEKKICAKFKDYKYDKTSENKESKIANLEILENCANFNLNDIKEIRASIGAKSQNIALLDELRNVDYYAVAKIGEKAVGILTAFCDRDRAFTGYLHSVEVHKDYQRQGIGRALMRAYNRYFGDKIMTFAAVPTKNGDENIKFLSNFGFVERAEFFAPFCREK from the coding sequence ATGAAATTAGAAAATTTAGAAATTTTAGAAAATTCGACAGATTACGATGCTAACGATACGGACGAGATTATGCTTAGTATCGGCTGGATGAGCGATGAGCTTTATAAACAAAGGCAAGGGCGAGATTGGGCGTGGTCGCATTGGGATGTCGATAGAAGCTATGATTATACGGCTATTGCGAAACTTGACGGCAAAGTTATAGGCTCATTACAAGCTATGTGCGATAGAGATAATTTTGATAAAAGTTTTCTATATTCTATTATTGTTCATAAAGATTTTCAAAGAAAAGGTGTAGCAAAAGCGCTAATGAAGGCATTTGATAGCAAATTTTCTCACACAAAAGTTTTTACGATAGCTCCCGTTAAAAACGGCAAAATTGAGGCAGAGAAATTCCTAAATTTTTGTGGATTTAAACAAGAAAAAGAGAAGAAAATTTGTGCCAAATTTAAAGATTACAAATATGATAAAACAAGCGAAAATAAAGAAAGCAAAATTGCAAATTTAGAAATTTTGGAAAATTGTGCAAATTTTAATCTAAATGATATAAAAGAAATTCGTGCATCAATCGGTGCAAAATCGCAAAATATCGCACTTTTAGACGAACTTAGAAATGTGGATTATTACGCAGTGGCAAAAATTGGTGAGAAAGCAGTTGGCATTTTAACGGCATTTTGCGATAGAGATAGGGCATTTACTGGCTATCTTCATAGCGTTGAAGTTCATAAGGATTATCAAAGACAAGGCATAGGACGAGCTTTGATGAGAGCTTATAATCGCTATTTTGGCGATAAAATTATGACTTTTGCAGCCGTGCCTACAAAAAACGGCGATGAAAATATAAAATTTTTATCAAATTTCGGTTTTGTAGAAAGAGCAGAATTTTTCGCACCTTTTTGCAGAGAAAAATAG
- the lolA gene encoding LolA-like outer membrane lipoprotein chaperone: MKKSVFALAFCATFSLANPLEFDTLSANFTQSVQSEDAKINYTGDFSATKEHAVWHYTSPTKKNIFFSFTKVTVIEPDLEQAIITNIKETPNLVAILSGAKQNKSGAYEAELDGVKYFITTQNDAPSQISYTDKLDNKVVINLQSVRKNEKIDEKIFAPNIPNHYDIITQ; the protein is encoded by the coding sequence ATGAAAAAATCTGTTTTTGCATTGGCGTTTTGTGCTACCTTTTCGCTCGCAAATCCGCTCGAATTCGACACTCTAAGCGCAAATTTCACCCAAAGCGTCCAAAGCGAAGACGCCAAAATCAACTACACAGGCGATTTTAGCGCGACCAAAGAGCATGCCGTGTGGCACTACACAAGCCCTACGAAAAAAAATATATTTTTTAGCTTCACAAAGGTTACGGTCATCGAGCCTGATTTGGAGCAAGCTATCATCACAAATATCAAAGAAACGCCAAATTTAGTGGCGATTTTATCTGGCGCAAAACAAAACAAATCTGGCGCTTACGAAGCCGAGCTTGACGGCGTGAAATACTTCATCACTACCCAAAACGACGCCCCTAGCCAGATCTCATACACCGACAAACTCGATAACAAGGTCGTGATAAATCTGCAAAGCGTGCGCAAAAACGAGAAAATAGACGAGAAAATTTTCGCGCCAAATATCCCCAATCACTACGACATAATCACGCAATAA
- a CDS encoding FxsA family protein: MFRFLILPYLVLEMIITYHFLHANGFVIFVIEVLASTILGLFLMTKRPMVNLANFARITPKYILSEFGFVAAGFALCVPLILSDILGVCLLVVAVILYLKNPASKNDTFYRNSSDYSAQNSTHYRPKNHANDDIIDAEIIEEKKGE, translated from the coding sequence ATGTTTAGGTTTTTGATACTTCCGTATTTGGTGCTAGAAATGATAATCACATACCATTTTTTGCACGCAAACGGATTTGTGATTTTTGTCATCGAAGTCCTTGCCAGCACGATTTTGGGGCTATTTTTGATGACAAAACGCCCAATGGTAAATTTGGCAAATTTCGCTCGTATCACGCCAAAATATATTTTGAGTGAATTTGGCTTTGTCGCGGCTGGTTTTGCGCTATGTGTGCCACTCATACTTAGCGATATTTTGGGCGTTTGCTTGCTCGTAGTAGCGGTGATTTTATACCTAAAAAACCCCGCTTCCAAAAACGACACATTTTATCGAAACAGCAGCGATTATAGCGCGCAAAACAGCACCCATTACAGACCCAAAAACCACGCAAACGACGATATAATCGACGCTGAAATCATCGAAGAGAAAAAAGGAGAATAA
- a CDS encoding replication-associated recombination protein A, with product MQSLALKFRPKSLNEILGQKKIVELFKKFIASGKIPHSIFFGAAGCGKTTMARVLASELNYDFYELDATSLKVEDIRKILSTHSGVLAKPLIFIDEIHRLSKTQQEVLLIPMENYEAIIIGATTENPQFVISSGIRSRSMIFEFEPLGAQEMSELFERVQGELGFACDDDAREYLIHTSAGDGRSLLNLLEFAILADSKISLDTLKTLRASAVAQGVSSDDTHYELASAMIKSLRGSDADAALYYVARLIEAGESADFIARRMVILASEDIGNANPNALNMAVNTLLAVSKIGYPEARIILGQCAVYLAHSPKSNSAYNAINEALKFVREGEILPTPRHLINSDKEIANYLYPHDFGGWVEQEYTSAKVKFYHSKQIGFEKTLDEWLKKIKGEI from the coding sequence ATGCAAAGTCTAGCGCTAAAATTTCGTCCCAAAAGCTTAAATGAAATTCTAGGTCAGAAAAAAATCGTGGAGCTTTTTAAAAAATTTATCGCCTCTGGCAAAATTCCGCATAGTATATTTTTCGGCGCGGCAGGGTGTGGCAAAACCACTATGGCGCGCGTGCTCGCAAGCGAGCTGAACTACGATTTTTACGAGCTTGACGCCACGAGCCTAAAAGTCGAAGATATCCGCAAAATCCTATCTACGCACTCTGGCGTGCTAGCCAAACCGCTGATTTTCATCGACGAAATCCACCGCCTAAGCAAAACCCAGCAAGAGGTTTTGCTAATCCCAATGGAAAATTACGAAGCGATAATAATCGGCGCGACCACGGAAAATCCGCAGTTTGTCATAAGCTCTGGGATTCGCTCTCGCTCGATGATTTTCGAGTTTGAGCCTTTGGGGGCGCAGGAAATGAGCGAGCTTTTTGAGCGGGTGCAGGGCGAGCTGGGCTTCGCGTGCGATGATGATGCCAGAGAGTATCTCATACACACTAGCGCAGGGGACGGGCGAAGTCTTTTAAATTTGCTCGAATTTGCGATTTTGGCTGATAGTAAAATCTCTCTCGATACGCTAAAAACACTGCGCGCGAGTGCCGTAGCACAGGGGGTAAGCTCGGACGATACGCACTACGAGCTAGCAAGCGCGATGATAAAAAGCCTGCGTGGAAGCGACGCGGACGCCGCACTATACTATGTGGCGCGCCTAATCGAGGCTGGCGAGAGTGCGGATTTCATCGCTAGGCGCATGGTAATTCTAGCTAGCGAAGATATTGGCAACGCCAATCCAAATGCCCTAAATATGGCGGTTAATACGCTTTTGGCAGTCAGCAAAATCGGCTACCCAGAAGCTCGCATAATACTGGGACAATGCGCGGTGTATTTGGCACACTCGCCCAAATCAAACTCTGCTTACAACGCCATAAACGAGGCTTTGAAATTCGTGCGAGAGGGCGAAATTTTGCCTACGCCAAGGCATTTGATAAACTCGGACAAAGAGATCGCAAACTACCTTTATCCGCATGATTTCGGTGGCTGGGTGGAGCAAGAATACACTAGTGCGAAAGTGAAATTTTACCACAGCAAACAAATCGGATTTGAAAAAACGCTAGATGAGTGGCTTAAAAAGATAAAGGGTGAAATTTGA
- a CDS encoding DUF1328 domain-containing protein: MLRYAIIFLIIAIVAGIFGFGGIAGTSAGIAKILFFVFLVLFAISFIFKLIKR; encoded by the coding sequence ATGCTAAGATACGCCATAATCTTCCTAATCATCGCAATCGTGGCTGGAATTTTCGGCTTTGGCGGGATTGCTGGCACAAGCGCAGGAATTGCGAAAATCCTGTTTTTTGTATTTCTTGTGCTTTTTGCAATTTCATTTATTTTTAAGCTCATCAAACGCTAG
- a CDS encoding YgiW/YdeI family stress tolerance OB fold protein yields the protein MVKKFLILSAVCAFALAKGGFVGNDGSSKGEFVEYGAKSYRVVSVKEAKDLRDDTKVTLVGNIKKRLNNDDKYLFVDKSGASITVDIDDDDWNGLVVSPDTKIRIVGEVDKDLVGVEIDVDDVLPVK from the coding sequence ATGGTAAAAAAATTTCTAATCCTTAGCGCAGTTTGCGCATTTGCCTTGGCAAAGGGTGGTTTTGTCGGAAATGATGGCAGCAGCAAGGGCGAGTTCGTCGAATACGGCGCCAAATCATACCGCGTAGTTAGCGTCAAAGAGGCGAAAGATTTGCGCGATGATACGAAGGTAACCCTAGTGGGAAATATCAAAAAACGCCTAAATAACGACGATAAATATCTATTCGTGGATAAAAGTGGCGCCTCTATCACGGTAGATATCGACGATGATGACTGGAACGGCCTAGTCGTGAGCCCTGATACCAAAATCCGCATAGTAGGCGAGGTGGATAAGGATTTAGTCGGCGTAGAAATAGATGTCGATGATGTCTTGCCTGTAAAATAA
- the hemC gene encoding hydroxymethylbilane synthase: MQNLIIATRGSVLALWQSEHIKSLIEQKHGVKVELKSMKTKGDKILDTPLAKIGGKGLFTKELEECMLRGEAHLAVHSLKDVPVVFPEGLVLAAIGAREDERDAMISEKYAKFSDLPNGAKIGTTSLRRKMQLLKMRPDLEIISLRGNVQTRLKKLKDGEFDAIILAMAGINRLNLRAEVAHVYTFELDEMVPAMGQGALGIECADKKELLEILNFINDENSVLATNLERAFVARLEGGCQVPIGVNAQISDDSVIVRAVVGLPDGSEFIEDKLCLARAGIDAKMAQKIGANFADKFIAKGAKELLARAEAMA, encoded by the coding sequence ATGCAAAATCTAATCATAGCCACCCGCGGAAGCGTGCTAGCTCTGTGGCAAAGCGAACACATAAAATCGCTAATCGAGCAAAAACACGGCGTTAAGGTCGAGCTAAAAAGCATGAAAACCAAGGGCGATAAAATTTTAGACACACCGCTTGCAAAAATCGGTGGCAAGGGGCTATTTACCAAAGAGCTAGAAGAGTGTATGCTCCGAGGCGAAGCCCACCTAGCCGTGCATAGCCTAAAAGATGTGCCAGTTGTGTTTCCCGAGGGTCTAGTTTTGGCTGCAATCGGCGCTAGGGAGGACGAAAGGGACGCGATGATTAGCGAAAAATACGCTAAATTTAGCGACCTACCAAATGGCGCTAAAATCGGCACCACGAGCCTTCGCCGTAAAATGCAACTTCTAAAAATGCGCCCTGATTTAGAGATTATTTCGCTTCGCGGAAATGTCCAAACACGCCTCAAAAAGCTAAAAGACGGCGAATTTGACGCGATAATTTTAGCAATGGCTGGGATAAATAGGCTAAATTTAAGAGCCGAAGTGGCGCATGTTTATACCTTCGAGCTCGATGAAATGGTGCCTGCAATGGGTCAAGGCGCACTTGGGATTGAGTGTGCCGACAAAAAAGAGTTGCTAGAAATTTTAAATTTTATAAACGACGAAAACAGCGTGCTTGCGACAAATTTAGAAAGGGCGTTTGTGGCGAGATTGGAGGGCGGTTGCCAGGTGCCAATCGGCGTAAATGCGCAAATCTCAGATGATAGCGTGATCGTGCGCGCGGTCGTGGGACTGCCTGATGGAAGCGAGTTTATCGAGGATAAACTCTGCCTTGCACGCGCAGGAATCGATGCGAAAATGGCGCAAAAAATCGGCGCAAATTTTGCTGATAAATTTATCGCCAAAGGGGCAAAAGAGCTTCTAGCCCGCGCCGAAGCTATGGCGTAA